In the genome of Bradyrhizobium sp. CIAT3101, one region contains:
- a CDS encoding TRAP transporter small permease subunit: MRPLLAVSNAIDALNEKIGYVCNLLVLLACLVSAANAMIRYAFSYSSNGWLELQWYMFAILVMFGASYTFKRNEHVRVEILYLMLSERGQIWLDLIGTLFFLIPSCLLLAYLSWPFFMQAYDVGEMSGNAGGLIRWPIKFVIPAGFVMLALQGVSEVIKRIAALQGYVTIDAKYERPTQ; this comes from the coding sequence ATGCGTCCATTGCTGGCGGTGAGCAACGCCATCGACGCCCTCAATGAGAAGATTGGGTACGTCTGTAACCTGCTCGTGCTTCTCGCCTGCCTGGTCAGCGCGGCCAACGCCATGATCCGCTACGCCTTCAGCTACTCGTCGAACGGGTGGCTGGAGCTGCAATGGTACATGTTCGCGATCCTGGTGATGTTCGGCGCGTCCTACACCTTCAAGCGCAACGAGCATGTCCGCGTCGAAATCCTCTACTTGATGCTATCCGAGCGCGGCCAGATCTGGCTCGACCTGATCGGCACGCTGTTCTTCCTGATCCCCTCCTGCCTCCTGCTCGCCTACCTGTCCTGGCCGTTCTTCATGCAGGCCTATGACGTCGGCGAGATGTCGGGCAATGCCGGCGGCCTGATCCGCTGGCCCATCAAATTCGTGATCCCCGCCGGCTTCGTGATGCTGGCATTGCAGGGAGTTTCCGAAGTCATCAAGCGTATCGCGGCTCTCCAGGGCTATGTGACGATCGACGCCAAGTACGAGAGGCCGACCCAATGA
- a CDS encoding TRAP transporter large permease subunit produces the protein MITLEMMPPLMFGGLVLVMLLGFPVAFTLAAVGLSFGFLAIHLGFFDLNFLQAIPGRVFGSVLSNELLLAIPFFTFMGAILERCGLAEDMLDSMGQLFGPVRGGLGYSVIIVGFILGAITGTVAAQVIAMALISMPVMIRYGYNMRYITGVLAASGTITQLVPPSLVLIVLADQLGKSVGDMYLGAWGPSVFQIMLFAGYTFILGLIKPEHVPPVPLEARTLTGWALWKKCLMGIIPSAVLIFVVLGTMMMGLATPTEAGAMGAVGAIVLAAIHHKDFTSTDRKILIVGVIAAGIGTIVAMLFTENLIFKIAFALTYLAVAWICISAARIPDLRDLIKQGYESTMRLTCMVTFILIGSTCFSVVFLGVSGGVWLEHLLTSLPGGVWGFLIFINLFIFFLAFFLDFFEIAFIILPMIAPIAQKILGPVVGDGPALIWFGVMLCVNMQTSFLHPPFGFALFYLRGVAPKEVKSSDIYWGAMPWIGLQMIMVLIVIAFPITVTGLLDKPVNVDLDKVKIEVPQIDLPPLDLGPPQK, from the coding sequence ATGATCACGCTGGAGATGATGCCGCCGCTGATGTTCGGCGGCCTGGTTCTGGTGATGCTGCTCGGCTTCCCGGTCGCGTTCACGCTGGCGGCGGTCGGCCTCTCCTTCGGCTTCCTCGCCATCCATCTCGGTTTCTTCGACCTCAACTTCCTCCAGGCGATCCCCGGCCGCGTGTTCGGCAGTGTGCTCTCCAACGAGCTGCTGCTCGCGATCCCGTTCTTCACCTTCATGGGCGCGATATTGGAAAGATGCGGCCTGGCCGAGGACATGCTGGATTCGATGGGCCAGTTGTTCGGCCCGGTCCGCGGCGGTCTCGGCTATTCCGTCATCATCGTCGGCTTCATCCTCGGCGCCATCACCGGCACGGTCGCGGCGCAGGTCATCGCCATGGCGCTGATCTCGATGCCGGTGATGATCCGCTACGGCTACAACATGCGCTACATCACCGGCGTGCTGGCGGCCTCCGGCACCATCACGCAGTTGGTGCCGCCCTCGCTGGTGCTGATCGTGCTCGCCGACCAGCTCGGCAAGTCGGTCGGCGACATGTATCTCGGCGCCTGGGGCCCCTCGGTGTTCCAGATCATGCTGTTCGCCGGCTACACCTTCATTCTCGGCCTGATCAAGCCGGAGCACGTGCCGCCGGTCCCGCTGGAAGCGCGCACGCTGACCGGCTGGGCGCTGTGGAAGAAGTGCCTGATGGGCATCATCCCCTCGGCCGTGCTGATCTTCGTCGTGCTGGGCACCATGATGATGGGCCTCGCGACGCCGACGGAAGCCGGCGCGATGGGCGCAGTCGGCGCCATCGTGCTCGCTGCGATCCACCACAAGGACTTCACCTCGACCGACCGCAAGATCCTGATCGTCGGCGTGATCGCCGCCGGCATCGGCACTATCGTCGCGATGCTGTTCACCGAGAACCTGATCTTCAAGATCGCGTTCGCCCTGACCTATCTGGCGGTGGCCTGGATCTGCATCTCGGCCGCCCGCATCCCCGACCTGCGCGACCTCATCAAGCAGGGCTACGAATCCACCATGCGCCTCACCTGCATGGTCACCTTCATCCTGATCGGCTCGACCTGCTTCTCGGTGGTGTTCCTCGGCGTCTCCGGCGGCGTCTGGCTCGAGCATCTCCTGACCTCGCTGCCCGGCGGCGTCTGGGGCTTCCTGATCTTCATCAACCTCTTCATCTTCTTCCTGGCGTTCTTCCTCGACTTCTTCGAGATCGCCTTCATCATCCTGCCGATGATCGCGCCGATCGCGCAGAAGATCCTCGGCCCCGTCGTCGGCGACGGACCGGCGCTGATCTGGTTCGGCGTCATGCTCTGCGTCAACATGCAGACCTCGTTCCTGCATCCGCCGTTCGGCTTCGCGCTGTTCTACCTGCGCGGCGTGGCGCCGAAGGAAGTGAAGAGCTCGGACATCTATTGGGGCGCGATGCCCTGGATCGGCCTGCAGATGATCATGGTGCTGATCGTGATCGCTTTCCCGATCACGGTGACGGGCCTCTTGGACAAGCCGGTCAATGTCGACCTCGACAAGGTCAAGATCGAGGTGCCGCAGATCGACCTGCCGCCGCTGGATCTCGGCCCGCCGCAGAAATAG
- a CDS encoding M20/M25/M40 family metallo-hydrolase, with protein sequence MSRSLLAPSFAGTFIASLWLACAVAHAEPMADVQALAQKEQQPLLDTLRDLVNIETGSRDVEGLNVIAGRVADQLKQLGGTVEILQPTDIYRLDDTPDKIGPAVHATFKGTGTRKIMLIAHMDTVYLKGMLKDQPFRIDGDKAYGLGIADDKQGVALILHTVAMLQKLNFKDYGTLTVLTNGDEEISSPGWRSTITKFAADQDVVFSFEGGGTDGTLRLATSGIGSAYLTVTGKSSHAGARPEGGINALYELSHQVLQMKDLSKPEQGLKLNWTVSKAGTNRNVIPAEATAQADARALKVSDFDELEKALQDKIKNRLLPDSKVELKFEVRRPPLEANDASRRVAAYGKTIYQELGMPLKVDEKATGGGTDAAFAALKTKGAVVEGMGLSGFGAHSNDAEYVKLDTIVPRLYLTTRMIMDLSTGKLK encoded by the coding sequence ATGTCCCGATCGCTCCTTGCCCCATCGTTCGCTGGCACGTTCATCGCCTCGCTCTGGCTCGCCTGCGCTGTGGCGCACGCCGAGCCGATGGCCGACGTCCAGGCGCTGGCGCAGAAGGAGCAGCAGCCGCTGCTCGACACGTTGCGCGACCTCGTCAACATCGAAACCGGCAGCAGGGATGTCGAGGGCCTGAACGTAATCGCAGGCCGCGTGGCCGACCAGCTCAAGCAGCTCGGCGGCACGGTGGAGATCCTGCAGCCCACCGACATCTATCGTCTCGACGACACGCCGGACAAGATCGGCCCGGCCGTGCACGCCACCTTCAAGGGCACCGGCACCAGGAAGATCATGCTGATCGCCCATATGGACACGGTGTACCTGAAGGGCATGCTGAAGGATCAGCCGTTTCGCATCGACGGCGACAAGGCCTACGGCCTCGGCATTGCCGACGACAAGCAGGGCGTCGCGCTCATCCTCCACACCGTGGCGATGCTGCAGAAACTGAACTTCAAGGACTATGGCACGCTCACCGTGCTCACCAATGGCGACGAGGAGATCTCCTCGCCCGGCTGGCGCAGCACCATCACCAAATTCGCCGCCGATCAGGACGTCGTGTTCTCGTTCGAGGGCGGCGGCACCGACGGCACGCTGCGGCTCGCCACCAGCGGCATCGGCTCGGCCTATCTCACGGTGACCGGCAAGTCCTCGCATGCCGGCGCGCGGCCCGAGGGCGGCATCAACGCGCTCTACGAGCTTTCGCATCAGGTGCTGCAGATGAAGGACCTGTCGAAGCCCGAGCAGGGCCTGAAGCTGAACTGGACGGTGTCCAAGGCCGGCACCAACCGCAACGTGATCCCTGCCGAGGCCACGGCGCAGGCCGATGCGCGCGCGCTCAAGGTGTCGGATTTCGACGAGCTGGAGAAGGCGCTGCAGGACAAGATCAAGAATCGCCTGCTGCCCGACTCCAAGGTCGAGCTGAAGTTCGAGGTGCGCCGTCCGCCGCTCGAGGCCAACGACGCTTCGCGTCGCGTGGCCGCCTATGGCAAGACGATCTATCAGGAGCTCGGAATGCCGCTCAAGGTCGACGAGAAGGCGACCGGCGGCGGCACCGACGCCGCGTTTGCCGCGCTCAAGACCAAGGGCGCCGTGGTCGAAGGCATGGGCCTGTCGGGTTTCGGCGCGCATTCCAACGACGCCGAATACGTGAAGCTCGACACCATCGTGCCGCGCCTCTACCTGACCACGCGCATGATCATGGATCTGTCGACCGGCAAGCTGAAATAG
- a CDS encoding ATP-binding protein: MGAAGSFARPSFKSLISRIVFLHIIAIAVVAIFLPLVLFWLLNSEIDQLHRAAMRAQAETLAERIAVQPDGKVTFNLPDSLRGLYSEAYGRYQYDIRDADGRLLFSSHKKTGSVESESISGADVTQTIGDTTVRIQVAEDLSHRDVITDDIVSNFFRRVGWITIPILLILLAIDIFIFRRAIAPLWMASEEASNIGPSRTDIRLPTEQIPREIMPLVTAVNQALDRLEDGFRVQRQFTADAAHQLRTPLAILRTRIETLGDGAAKQALHDDIAGMSRIVAQLLEIAELDTLVLDPGETADLRAVCAEVVGAIAPFAIAQHKDIALRGADAPVLIHGNSEMLQRAVFNLAENAIKFTAKETSVDVEVGDDGSVRVRDCGPGVTEAERELIFQRFWRRDRQRSDGAGLGLSIVRGVADDHDATVAVDNLPGGGAEFTLRFRLAEEGASAVGRS, encoded by the coding sequence GTGGGCGCCGCCGGGTCATTCGCCAGGCCGTCGTTCAAATCGCTGATCTCGCGCATCGTGTTCTTGCACATCATCGCGATCGCGGTGGTCGCGATCTTCCTGCCGCTGGTGTTGTTCTGGCTGTTGAACTCGGAGATCGACCAGCTGCATCGCGCCGCGATGCGGGCCCAGGCCGAGACCCTGGCCGAGCGCATCGCGGTCCAGCCCGACGGCAAGGTGACGTTCAATCTGCCCGACAGCCTGCGCGGTCTCTATTCGGAAGCCTATGGCCGCTACCAGTACGACATCCGCGATGCCGACGGACGCCTGCTGTTCTCGTCGCACAAGAAGACCGGTAGCGTCGAATCGGAGTCGATCTCGGGCGCCGACGTGACCCAGACGATCGGCGACACCACCGTCCGCATTCAGGTGGCGGAAGACCTGTCACATCGCGACGTCATCACCGACGACATCGTGTCCAACTTCTTCCGCCGGGTCGGGTGGATCACCATTCCCATCCTCCTGATCCTGCTCGCCATCGACATCTTCATCTTCCGCCGCGCGATCGCGCCGCTCTGGATGGCCTCGGAGGAGGCCAGCAATATCGGCCCGTCGCGCACCGACATCCGGTTGCCGACGGAGCAGATTCCGCGCGAGATCATGCCGCTCGTCACCGCCGTCAACCAGGCGCTGGATCGTCTCGAGGACGGTTTTCGCGTGCAGCGCCAGTTCACGGCCGATGCCGCCCATCAACTGCGCACGCCGCTCGCGATCCTGCGCACGCGGATCGAGACGCTCGGCGACGGCGCGGCGAAGCAGGCGCTGCATGACGATATCGCGGGCATGAGCCGGATCGTCGCCCAGCTCCTGGAGATCGCCGAGCTCGACACGCTGGTGCTCGATCCCGGCGAGACGGCCGATTTGCGCGCCGTGTGCGCCGAGGTGGTCGGCGCGATCGCACCGTTCGCGATCGCCCAGCACAAGGACATCGCGCTCCGGGGCGCCGACGCGCCGGTATTGATCCACGGCAATTCCGAGATGCTCCAGCGCGCAGTCTTCAACCTCGCCGAAAACGCCATCAAGTTCACCGCGAAGGAGACGTCGGTGGACGTCGAAGTCGGCGACGATGGCTCTGTGCGCGTGCGCGATTGCGGTCCGGGCGTCACGGAAGCCGAACGCGAGCTGATCTTCCAGCGCTTCTGGCGCAGGGATCGCCAGCGCAGCGACGGCGCGGGCCTCGGCCTTTCGATCGTGCGCGGCGTCGCCGACGATCACGACGCGACAGTCGCAGTGGACAATCTCCCCGGCGGCGGCGCCGAGTTCACGCTGCGGTTCAGGCTGGCGGAGGAGGGGGCCTCCGCCGTCGGCCGAAGCTGA
- a CDS encoding response regulator transcription factor, translating to MRLLIVEDNAELSRLVASGLAAAGYESDIVGSTEEAREAVHNVNYAAMILDLGLPDGDGLSVLRELRRQMEPLPVLVLTARGGVQDRVNGLRSGADDYLAKPFAMEELVARLEAILRRPGQLLGRSLRLANLVYDTESRQIFIDDKPRIISSRETSVLEILLRRQGRVVPKKNVEDHIFGLEGEVASNAVEVYVSRLRKQLTEHGAKVVIHTIRGVGYMMAEEK from the coding sequence ATGCGCCTTCTGATCGTCGAGGACAATGCCGAGCTGTCGCGGCTCGTGGCCAGCGGGCTGGCGGCGGCCGGCTACGAGAGCGACATCGTGGGCAGCACCGAGGAGGCGCGCGAGGCGGTGCACAATGTCAATTATGCCGCGATGATCCTCGATCTCGGCCTGCCCGACGGCGATGGCCTGTCGGTATTGCGCGAACTGCGGCGGCAGATGGAACCGCTGCCGGTGCTGGTGTTGACCGCGCGCGGCGGCGTGCAGGACCGCGTCAACGGCCTGCGCAGCGGCGCCGACGATTACCTGGCGAAGCCGTTCGCGATGGAGGAGCTGGTGGCGCGGCTGGAGGCGATCCTGCGCCGTCCGGGCCAGCTGCTCGGCCGCTCGCTGCGGCTCGCCAATCTCGTCTACGACACCGAAAGCCGCCAGATCTTCATCGACGACAAGCCGCGGATCATCTCGTCGCGCGAGACCTCGGTGCTGGAGATCCTGCTGCGCCGGCAGGGGCGGGTGGTGCCGAAGAAGAACGTCGAAGATCACATCTTCGGCCTCGAGGGCGAGGTCGCCTCCAACGCGGTCGAAGTGTACGTCTCCCGGCTGCGCAAGCAGCTCACCGAACATGGCGCCAAGGTCGTGATCCACACCATCCGCGGCGTCGGCTACATGATGGCCGAGGAGAAATAG
- a CDS encoding serine hydrolase domain-containing protein produces the protein MDRRGFLLASCATLALAGRGHADDLDDQVARLASEGHVCAVSANMLKNGHEARALSASGCGANPGSDAVFQAASLSKPVVAYVVLRLARRGELSLDRPLSEIFPDGYQHRQNLFALKAAPIVDTVPVDVLRTVTPRLLLSHGAGFPNWASDGPLTQTSAPGTRWQYSGEGYVLLQRMLETLTGRPLQQLAEQELFAPIGLTNTAFKLTPAIQTQLVAGSPRQLRFPYEIAASSLYTTANDYARFMAAVLNDEQLLSSITRDPRKLSAPRLSWGLGWGLEEKDHPVAIWHWGSNPGFRALAMANLQSRDAIVVLTSSDAGMPLAKTLLGSVMPGDHPALALDLVR, from the coding sequence ATGGATCGACGCGGGTTTCTGTTGGCTTCTTGCGCAACCTTGGCGCTAGCCGGTCGTGGCCATGCCGACGATCTTGATGATCAGGTGGCGAGGCTGGCGTCCGAGGGACACGTCTGCGCCGTGTCCGCCAACATGTTGAAAAATGGGCACGAGGCGCGCGCGCTGTCGGCCTCCGGCTGTGGAGCGAATCCCGGATCCGATGCTGTCTTTCAAGCGGCGTCGCTGTCGAAGCCGGTTGTCGCCTACGTCGTGCTCCGGTTGGCGCGGCGAGGAGAACTCTCGCTGGACCGTCCGCTCAGCGAGATATTTCCTGACGGATATCAACACCGCCAAAACCTGTTCGCTTTGAAGGCCGCTCCGATCGTCGACACGGTACCGGTCGACGTCTTGCGCACCGTGACGCCGCGCTTGCTGCTGTCCCATGGCGCCGGGTTTCCCAATTGGGCTTCCGATGGGCCATTGACCCAGACTTCTGCTCCAGGCACGCGCTGGCAATATTCCGGCGAAGGCTACGTGCTGCTGCAACGCATGCTGGAAACCCTGACCGGCCGGCCGCTGCAGCAATTGGCGGAGCAGGAGCTGTTTGCGCCGATTGGATTGACCAATACCGCGTTCAAACTGACGCCTGCGATCCAAACACAGCTCGTTGCGGGCTCGCCCCGCCAGCTCCGTTTCCCCTATGAGATCGCCGCCAGCTCCCTCTACACCACGGCGAACGACTATGCCCGCTTCATGGCCGCGGTCCTCAACGACGAACAATTGCTCTCGTCGATCACGCGCGATCCGCGGAAACTTTCCGCACCACGTCTTTCCTGGGGGCTTGGTTGGGGACTCGAGGAAAAGGACCATCCGGTCGCGATTTGGCACTGGGGCAGCAATCCCGGATTTCGCGCGCTCGCCATGGCCAACCTTCAGTCACGCGATGCGATCGTCGTGCTGACATCCTCCGATGCCGGAATGCCATTGGCCAAGACCCTCTTGGGCTCGGTCATGCCGGGAGATCATCCCGCGCTGGCGCTGGACCTGGTGCGGTAA
- a CDS encoding outer membrane beta-barrel protein has protein sequence MKKLILSTVAFCALGAMSPALGADLPIYGKAPPLATPAYDWSGFYVGVFGGWGLGNHNVNNATGPAGFANFTANYESTGGLGGGEVGYQWQSGSIVVGVEADGFGSNIKGGDNFALGWDDATKLGWGGTLRARGGIAVDRLLLFFTGGWAYGELTHTNTNPGFGVDTFKATRSGLAAGGGIAYAITDNLIGKFEYRYLDLGTFHRDAPTNGALPYTVANTYSVVTLGLDFKFGGNAVVAKY, from the coding sequence ATGAAGAAACTCATTCTCTCGACCGTCGCGTTTTGCGCATTGGGGGCGATGTCGCCGGCGCTCGGCGCCGATCTGCCGATCTACGGCAAGGCGCCACCGCTCGCGACGCCCGCTTACGACTGGTCCGGCTTCTACGTCGGCGTGTTCGGCGGCTGGGGTCTCGGCAATCATAACGTCAACAACGCGACTGGTCCGGCCGGCTTTGCCAATTTCACCGCGAACTACGAATCGACCGGTGGCCTTGGTGGCGGCGAAGTCGGCTACCAATGGCAGAGCGGAAGCATTGTGGTTGGTGTCGAGGCAGACGGATTCGGCTCGAACATCAAGGGCGGTGATAATTTCGCGCTCGGCTGGGACGACGCGACCAAGCTCGGCTGGGGCGGTACGCTGCGGGCGCGCGGCGGCATCGCGGTCGATCGGCTGTTGCTGTTCTTCACGGGTGGTTGGGCCTATGGCGAGCTGACCCACACCAACACCAATCCAGGCTTTGGCGTCGACACGTTCAAGGCGACGCGCAGCGGTTTGGCTGCCGGCGGCGGCATCGCCTATGCGATCACCGACAATCTGATCGGGAAGTTCGAGTATCGCTATCTCGATCTCGGCACTTTCCACCGCGACGCGCCGACCAACGGTGCGCTGCCTTATACGGTCGCCAACACCTATTCGGTCGTGACACTCGGACTCGACTTCAAGTTCGGTGGCAACGCGGTCGTTGCCAAGTACTGA
- a CDS encoding outer membrane beta-barrel protein: MRKYLLAGASLVAMMGMGGAANAGDTLPPAGKTFCDPYKNYGCLDSYLGNDFFTRFINYYRLEWGKDAAPSDPKAPASRRDAWPATPQSIPPMPFSEWPYGGTTSIGVTRPNSVDSPLMSALGNTSVGQAMNDSHIQVYGWINAGGNLSNNTVRGGNSPAAYDYNPNTVQLDQAVVYIERLPDTVQKDHVDWGFRIAPIYGENYRYTTAYGLWSNQLLQQNKNYGYDMPMAYGEVFIPYLADGLLLRFGRYISIPDIEAQLAPNNYMYTHSMTYTFDNYTNTGINASLSLNKNWMVQGSVSVGTEAMPWHVGAKIPNANPNPLFPDTTMLKDPGAQPSFSAGVRYVTDSGKDGVYVVANGINNGTWGYNNLQWYGLTYYHKFNDQWHISFETYNEHQNNVLNLDNPASVALVASGTPFSLDVMPWNAPFGAHCGNTTQLSCTASVQTFLTYVNYSPTKLDNISYRLEWFDDKQGQRTGVKTRYVETGLGWQHWFSPQIEMRPEVSIYRALDAPAFNGNANLGIPPNKKTAVIGSADIIIHF, encoded by the coding sequence ATGAGAAAGTATCTTCTGGCAGGCGCATCGCTGGTCGCGATGATGGGGATGGGCGGCGCCGCCAATGCGGGAGACACGCTTCCGCCGGCAGGCAAGACGTTCTGCGATCCGTACAAGAATTACGGCTGCCTGGACTCCTATCTCGGCAACGACTTCTTCACCCGGTTCATCAACTACTACCGGCTCGAATGGGGCAAGGACGCCGCGCCTTCCGATCCCAAGGCGCCGGCATCGCGCCGCGACGCCTGGCCGGCGACGCCGCAGAGCATTCCGCCGATGCCGTTCAGCGAATGGCCCTATGGCGGTACGACCAGCATCGGCGTCACGCGTCCGAATTCGGTCGACAGCCCGTTGATGAGTGCGCTCGGCAATACTTCGGTCGGGCAGGCGATGAACGATTCGCACATCCAGGTGTATGGCTGGATCAATGCCGGCGGAAACCTCAGCAACAACACCGTTCGCGGCGGCAACTCGCCTGCGGCGTATGATTACAATCCGAATACGGTGCAGCTCGATCAGGCTGTGGTCTACATCGAGCGCCTGCCTGATACGGTGCAGAAGGATCATGTCGATTGGGGCTTCCGTATCGCGCCCATCTATGGCGAGAATTATCGCTATACGACGGCGTACGGCCTGTGGAGCAACCAGTTGCTCCAGCAGAACAAGAATTACGGCTACGACATGCCGATGGCCTATGGCGAAGTCTTCATCCCGTACCTTGCCGACGGCCTGCTGCTCCGCTTTGGCCGCTACATCTCGATCCCCGACATCGAGGCACAGCTCGCACCGAACAACTATATGTATACGCACTCGATGACGTATACGTTCGACAATTACACGAACACGGGCATCAACGCCTCGCTCTCGCTCAACAAGAACTGGATGGTGCAGGGAAGCGTCTCCGTGGGAACGGAAGCGATGCCCTGGCATGTGGGCGCCAAGATTCCCAACGCGAACCCCAATCCATTGTTTCCCGACACGACCATGCTGAAGGATCCCGGCGCCCAACCCTCCTTCAGCGCCGGCGTCCGCTATGTCACCGACAGCGGCAAAGACGGCGTCTACGTCGTCGCGAACGGGATCAACAACGGCACCTGGGGCTACAATAACCTCCAATGGTACGGGTTGACCTACTATCACAAGTTCAACGACCAGTGGCACATCTCGTTCGAGACCTACAACGAGCACCAGAACAACGTTCTCAATCTCGATAATCCGGCTTCGGTCGCGCTCGTCGCGAGCGGAACGCCGTTCTCGCTCGACGTGATGCCGTGGAATGCGCCGTTCGGCGCGCATTGCGGCAACACGACCCAGTTGTCGTGCACCGCCTCGGTGCAGACGTTCCTGACCTATGTGAATTACAGCCCGACGAAGCTCGACAACATCTCGTATCGCCTGGAATGGTTCGACGACAAGCAGGGGCAGCGCACGGGTGTAAAGACACGTTACGTCGAGACGGGTCTGGGCTGGCAGCACTGGTTCTCACCGCAGATCGAGATGCGGCCCGAAGTGTCGATCTATCGTGCCTTGGATGCACCAGCGTTCAACGGCAATGCGAACCTCGGGATCCCGCCGAACAAGAAGACCGCCGTCATCGGTTCGGCCGACATCATCATCCACTTCTGA